The stretch of DNA CCGAGTGTTCGAATCATCGGCACGGCAGAGGAGAAGGCAAGCCTCATCTCGTTTGTGCTGGACGGGGTGCACGCGCACGACGTCGGCACGATTCTCAATCATGACGGGGTTGCGATTCGCGCGGGGCACCACTGTACCATGCCGCTGATGCAGCGCTTTGGAGTGCCCGCCACCGCCCGGGCGTCTCTGGCCTTCTACAACACGAAGGAAGAAATCGACGTGCTCGTCGGGGCGATCCACAAGGCCGTTGAGATGTTTGGCTAATGTCTGACCTTCGCGAACTCTACCAAGAGGTCATCCTCGACCACAGTAAAAAGCCACGCAACTTTATGAAGCTGGAAGGGGCCGACCGGATCGCGGAGGGGTATAATCCCCTCTGTGGGGACGTCGTGACCGTCTACCTCCAGTTGGAGGATGACGTGATTCGCAAAATCGGCTTTCAAGGTTCGGGCTGCGCGATTTCCAAGGCCTCTGCCTCGATGATGACCGACAGTGTGAAGGGAAAGACCAAGGACGACGCCCAGGTCCTTTTTGAGAAATTTCATCACTTGGTCACCGGTGAGGCCGGCGATCCGGATGACCTGGGGAAGCTCACCGTGTTTTCCGGCGTCAGCGAATTCCCCATTCGGGTGAAGTGTGCCACGCTGGCGTGGCATACACTGCGGGCCGCGCTCGAGGGGAAAGGGGAGACCGTTTCCACAGAGTAGGATGATACCCGCAAGTGACGATGAAATTGCCGTAACGAATCAAGGGAGGTCGTATGGACATCACGTCCGCCAAGTTACTGGTGATCGAGGCCCAGGTCATCGAGGCCCTGCACACTGTCTTTGATCCGGAGATCCCGGTGAACATCTACGAATTGGGACTGATCTACGAGGTCAAGGTAGATCCGTCGGGCGCCATCGACATCCGAATGACCCTTACCTCCCCCAACTGTCCGGCGGCAGGGACGCTGCCCGGGGAGGTGCAGGAGAAGGCGAAAGCGGTTCCGGGGGTCACGGATGCCAAAGTCGAGGTCGTCTTCGATCCCCCCTGGGACCCGTCCAGCATGTCCGAAGCGGCAAAACTTGAATTAGGCCTCTTGTAAGCGGGGGAATACGGGGATGATTGACCGGCAGCCAGGCGCCGGGACTAAGGGGAATCGTCATCGGAGACTTCGTTGAGCGAAAAATAGGCGATCTAACAATCCGCATTGATCGTGCACTTTGCATCAGCACCGGGAACTGCATGAAAGTTGCGCCGGAGGTTTTCGAGTTCGACGACGAGAATATCTGCGCGTTCAAGGAGAGCCCGCCGGATATCGAACAGGAACGACTGATCGATGCGTGCACTGTTTGTCCGG from Candidatus Methylomirabilota bacterium encodes:
- a CDS encoding SUF system NifU family Fe-S cluster assembly protein — encoded protein: MSDLRELYQEVILDHSKKPRNFMKLEGADRIAEGYNPLCGDVVTVYLQLEDDVIRKIGFQGSGCAISKASASMMTDSVKGKTKDDAQVLFEKFHHLVTGEAGDPDDLGKLTVFSGVSEFPIRVKCATLAWHTLRAALEGKGETVSTE
- a CDS encoding SUF system Fe-S cluster assembly protein; translated protein: MDITSAKLLVIEAQVIEALHTVFDPEIPVNIYELGLIYEVKVDPSGAIDIRMTLTSPNCPAAGTLPGEVQEKAKAVPGVTDAKVEVVFDPPWDPSSMSEAAKLELGLL
- a CDS encoding ferredoxin — its product is MTGSQAPGLRGIVIGDFVERKIGDLTIRIDRALCISTGNCMKVAPEVFEFDDENICAFKESPPDIEQERLIDACTVCPVDALIVIDGHGKQLVP